The genomic window CTGTACAGATaatattcattaatatttcaatttattaaCTTAATATACTGTTACTGTTTGAGAGTTTTTATTGAATTGTTTAGTAGAAAGATTTTACTTGAACTCTGCTGTCATCTTGTGGTGACAAATGCTTCTGATTCAAACTCACATGCAGAAGTTtcaaattattatattatacagATGAAGTTATGCTGCTTCTGCCTGCTAGGTAACAAATAATCAGTGTCTTCCCCACTAATTCCAACTGAGATATTTACCTCTGCAAATCAGGATGATAACAAGACACAAAGGCAACCAAACCAACCCTCATGAAAATGTTGCCCTTGAATTCCTCAGTTTTCCTGTAGCATTTTTGAGATGCTGTCACCTTTGTTAAAGAGTTTGAGATTCAGGAGGATACTAAAAGGCATGCTTTTGATCTATGAGAGCACACTAAGAAATAAAGACTTCAGTTTGTCTGCACCACTGAAGATAATTGAAGATAATATTTAGTGCTGACTAGCTTCAAACATCTATATATAAAGGTTGAATTTCCACTATTCCCATCCTTTAACTCATCCCTGCTTGAGTAAAGGGTGCCACACGTGCACAAACAAGTGATGCCATATGATGACAATAGACAGAACTTGCTTGGATATCAGTGGCTCATTTGTCACATACTAGTCCTTTCAGCAGTTCAAGATCAGTAAAACCACTTCAACTCCTCTGTTTTCTGTCACACCACAGGGTGTGTCTGGCTGTACTGCACCCCAGTGATGGTGTGATGTGGTAGGGGTTATTTGCTGCTCACATACCCTTTCCTCTCTAATGCCTAGCCAGTCCTGGTTCTGATCTCCCTGTCTTTGAACTAGACTTAACTCTAAAGCTTATTTCTAAAGGCATATCTATTTTTTTACTGCAGTTTTAACTCCAACCAGATCAGCCAGGCTGTGGAACATGGTGCAGAACATGGTACTCAATAAACCCTAACCTAGAAGACTAATAGGATCACTGTTTGCTGGCACAacaaaggattttttccatCAGCAAACCTGTCTGGACCAAAATTGCTGTACGGAAGCTGTGATGGAATatcagctgcagtgacagacTCCTGTTTCCTACATCAAAAATACAGTTCTTAAATGCAGACATGTCACCTTCCAAAATTTGGATTACTTTCTATGCAACAAAGAAGCAGTGTGAATTAGTCAGTGCTGAATTTAGACTGGTGccattcagcagcagcctgtgggtTCTGAGCAATGGGCAATGAACTCTGTTCATTGCTCCCCTGTGAGCTTCACACAAGCTAAGACCTTCTGGAATGGTACTGGGtcagccacagctctgcccatTCTCTACCCGAAAAATATTCCTGAATACTAAAGACAAATGCATGATGATAGCAGCAATCTTTCTTTCTGAACAGGTTTGAAGACATGTaaattaagattatttttatcCCACAAAGGACAGGAATAATTCCTGCATATTCTTGCAGGCAGCCAAACCAACAGACTTCCTTTGGAGGCTGTTGCCATGGCACCTGTCCAATGTCCATGCCATCTTCCAGATTTCTGAGATTTAgtgagaaagaaagagcaaaggaGGCACTAGATAAAAGGCACACAGCAAGGTTGCTGGGAGAAATATGACTCCAGTTCAGCCTGTAGGGTGTATTCATACCATTtaagtggtttgttttggtgtttttttctgaatggtATTTCATCCATAGAACACTGTGATTTCTCTTTTGATTTCTGTTAAGGAAGAcaaaaatgctataaaatatCTTCATTGAGTCAAGTCAggctaaaattaattttacctaAATTCAGCTACCTATGTGCCCAGCTCAATGGGTCTTCCCAGTCTTCTCTAggcagaagaaggaagaaaccCTTCATGGAAGAAGGTTTCCTCTCAAGGATCACCCTACTTCAGACACCTAATTTAAAATGGGATGATTTACCATTTGGAACCAATCTCTCCTTTTTAACTACTGCAGGACCTTGGATGGAGTAAATGTCTAGATTTCATGTGAGGTAAAATGAATACAGGCAAAGATTTCTGgtatttcagaaagagaaactgCCACCCAAAAATGAGAGAACTGAGAGAATAGCCTAAACCACACCTTTTTGAGTTTGGAAGCCGTGCTGCTGAAGtcaaaatggcttttttccccatccctcaACCTTAGCAGAAGTCAAAGGCCTCCGATTACATAAATTAGCACCAAAAGAATTCAACAAGAGGCTACACTCCAAAAGAAGTGAGgataaattaatatttagaCAACCATATGAACATGATTTGTCCAGGAGTGAAAATGCAGCAGGTCAGATACAGCTTCACTAATATGGGGACTGTGCCATGGGACTACCCCTTCTTCTAATCAATGAGCTCTATGTCACAGGGCTTCAACTCATTTATAGTGGGAGAGTTGCTCACAGTTTGTTGGCTTCTGGTGGGCCCAGACAGCTGTACTTGCGAAAAGCTAGATTTTTAGTCAATAAACAAGGATTAAGATCTAGCTTACCAGAAAAAGACATGCTTTCGCCAAGTACTGTAAGACAAGTTACATAATTCTACAATCAAAGATAAATAAACTGGCTATAGCATCAATTTCTGGCTCTGTTTGGGATGACAAGATAATGATCTGGTAATAAGGTACACATAAATTTCTCCAATTTTCCCTGAAATGAACTCTCTCAAGATAAAATTGTGTATAGATTGTAAGTCTACTGAAGATGCATAGTAGGCAGGCATATGAGAATTTAAATAGTAGattttcagagaatcacagaatatgctgatttggaagggacccagagGGATCACCAACCAATTCTTCGCCTTGCACAAGATAGCctcaagaatcacaccatgtgtctAGAGCATTGTCCTGATGCCATATGTCTAAATGTTTCTTGGACTCAGGCTCAGTGCTGTAaccatttcccttttttgtgCCCATGATGTCCATTGCAACACTTTCGATCTCAGGCAGACTGTGTAACACTGTGGTGGGGTCTGGGGGAGGACATGGACAAATACAGAGTGCAGGAGGGCCTGTTGTTCAAGGCAGCTTACTTTGAAAGTTGTGTATTACAGGCAGGAGTATCCTGTGACTGAATTTCACTCATTAAAACTCACCCATTAGACCTTACTgctctctacaaccacctgaaaggaaGGTGTAGTGAGGTGGGGGCCAGTCTCTTCTACTGTGCTTACAGAGAGGACAACAGAAAATGGTGTGGAACTGAGAGATGGGAGATTCACGTAAAAAACTTCATCGCTGCTCGGGTGGCCAGAAGTTGGTTACCGGGAAGGTGGGGGAATCGCtctccctggaggtgttcaatAGGCGTCTGGGTCTGGCATTGAGTGATATGATTTAGGGGTTTACAGGGGTAGTGCTGGGCGGACCGGTGGATTGTATGGTCTTGTAGATCTCTTCAAAAAttggtgattctgtgattctgtaaaggGAACTTCGACTGTCGGTGTGAGCAGGGTGAGGACTTGGCGCTGAGGTACTCGCCTGGCACCGCGGGCGCTGCTGTAGAGCCGTACCCCTGGGGTGCCCCGCGCTGCGCCCGGACTCCGCTTTCGCCGGGCGTCCCCTCACaccgggcccggcccgggcccgCCCAAGCGGCCGCCCCCGGAAGCGCTCGCGGGGCCGTGGCGGAAGCGGGGGAGGGCGCGGCCTCTTTGGTGCTGGCGGCCGGCGAAGATGGTGAGTGCTGGGTTCGCTCGCGGGATATCCACCGCTATCCGCTGCCATCCGCCGCTGCGCTCGGCCGGGGCGCCGCGGGGGCTGGCCGGGCCGCGAGGGGAGGCCCTGCGCTGTGCCGCGGCAGGGTTGggcggcagggctggggctgggggctggcggcgggcgctgctgctgcgccgggccgggcagggAGGCCGTGGTGCGGCCTGGGGCCGCGTGCGCTCCGGGGACTCCTACTTCGTACCTGCTGCCGCTGTGGCTGACCAGCCGGGCGGTAACGTAGCAGGAGGGGTTTCGGTCACTAGGGGTGAGTGTTCGGCTGCTGCGTGTGAAGCGAGTCACTTTTCGTCGGGAGAGAGCGGTTTGCTGCTTTAGGGTGATGGGTGTGGGGAGAGGGAAGCCGATGTAAACGTGCCGTGGCTCCGTTTTTCTTCAGCACGGGGGCGTGGGCACATGACGAATGGCGGCAACGGGTCCTGAAAATGGAGGCTGCTCGTAGTTAAAATTGAGTTGTGGTTCAGAGTTGAATGTGCCTCTGACGAGTTTACACGACTCGGTTTGCGCTCGGTTTTTTGAGGCTTGTTCTTCTAGTTTTGTGACTTGGAAGTGTTAGTGATATTCCCATGtcttaaaatgcttttcagacGAAAGGTACATCGTCGTTTGGTAAACGACGAAACAAGACACACACCCTGTGTCGTCGATGTGGGTCCAAGGCATACCATCTGCAAAAATCGACCTGTGGGAAATGTGGTTACCCTGCTAAGCGTAAGAGAAAGTGTAAGTAAATAACTTTTAACTGgctctaatttaaaaaaagtgtttctttttcttcagtagtTTGACTTGTTTTCCAGTCAAGGAGGAAAACTGTCTTTCTGCAGTTTTACCACTTTTCATTTTGGAGCTTTATTCAAATTAATGGTGATTTAACTATATGCTAGGTAATATGCAGTTAATTAGTGCATAAAATCTGAATTCAGTTTTagtcagtttttttttttcttttgttatctTGAGTAATTGTACCATACATGTAACATGGAACCAAAATTACTTGGTGCGGGTAATAACAGTAACTTACATATTTTAGATAACTGGAGTGCAAAAGCTAAAAGACGCAACACCACTGGTACTGGTCGCATGAGGCACCTGAAAAAGGTCTACCGTCGATTCAGGTATAATATGTTATTACAGACTAGCATGCTTGAAATCCTGCATAGACACCACTTAATGACAAAATTCACCATTCAAAGTTaacattttaattgttttagTACCACTTAATGGAGTACAGTCTTCTTAAATATGTAATGAAATAATGTGCTTCTTATAGTTGTCTGCATTTTATCCTTCtttgaggattaaaaaaaaccttactGGTAAGACAAAGGTGTGTAAAAAGTTGCAGTATTTATACTAAATGAAGGTAGTACAGAATATAAACATTACTGTAGTAAGAAGCTCACATTTGAAAATGGTTTGTGTGGTATTTTGTCTATTTGTGATTCAATTAAATAGATTACACTAAACGTTTCTAGAGTCTCAAAATGCACTCCAGTCCCTATTTGCTCACTCAGAAAGAGTTCAGGACAGGGATAACTTCTGGTCCCTCTCTTTATTTAGAGTTCAGTCAGTGTTAATTAGGTATTACATCAGATCCTGAGTTGCAAGTTTCTAAGACTTAGTACAAAGCCTTTGAATTGTACTTGGGAGGTAGTGGAGGTGTTGTATGATTCTCATTTTCTGTGGGTCCCATTGAATTCTGTAGCTTCTGGTCTACATAAGAAAGGTATATGAAAAATATCACGTAATTCAGAAGtgttgttattaaaaatatagatTGGCTTTATTAGCAAAAGGTAAGAGACTAAGTCTCAGTGGTGGGTGTGGTTGAGAGAtcaattaatttgttttggttAGCTCATTCTTTTCCAGTGGCAGCCATAAAACACCATCCAGTTCAGTGTGCAGCTGTAGCTTGCTTTCCACTGAGTGTTGCTCAAGTAGAAATGTCATCCAAAATCAAGCTCAGGGCTGAAGAGTGTGGTTGGAGGCATAGAAGATTTTTGTAAGAAATAGACTTCAGAAACAGGACCTCTTTAGTCAGGAGGAGTGTGAAGTGAGATGTGCTTTCAGCAGGTGAGCTATATTTGCAGTGTTCACTCAGATAATGAAATCTTCCTATTCTAAGAAGTCAAATTTACTTCAACAAAAGAGAGTAAAAACCATACTACTTATTCAAGacaatttttaataatgttttatgtttaaaaaggCTGAACAGGTGAACTCTATAGTGATCTCATTGCATTACTGAGATAAATTGAAAAAAGCTAGTGAGCTTCATCTAAAACATGACTATTAGAAAATAACCTGGAGCAGGACTCAACTTCTCAAAAAGTGGTAATGATATTTCTACTTGCAGGAATGGATTCCGTGAGGGAACCACACCGAAGCCCAAGAGAGCAGCTGTTGCAGCCTCCAGTTCATCTTAAAGACTCATctatttgttaaaataaatggtCTTAACCAGAAAATCTGTCACCTTTTTTTACTTACTTCACTGAAATGTAGtattaatgaaaatacagaaatacttaAAACCACAAATTCTGAactgattaatttaaaacaatttactCTTCATTTGGTAGGACCATAATCTCTGCAATGAACTGAAAAAGAGGCTTGTCTGTATTACTCAAAGGAGGTCTTCTGCTAAGGAAGTAGAATATTGGTACTGTGGATTTACCCTGTGTGCCTCTGATCTTAGTATGCTGTAGCAAGGAGAGCCAGAACTGTGTTTTGAAGATAGTAGCTATAATAATGGCTCTATGTGCTGTCTTGGGAGGTGTTAGTGAAAGAAGGATTTCCAATACTGTTCTTTTTTAACTGCTCTGTGGTACTGGAAAGCCTGCAAAGGTACTACTTACTGTGTGGATCATTGCTTCTTGGGCAGAAAGAAACTCCCAAGCCTGGAGCATGTGTACTGCAGATACAGGGGGGTTGGAGATCTGCTGTGGATGGGACAAAATTGCCTGAATGGCCTGGTGTGGAAAGCTGACACACAGATCTGAGTTAACTGTGTTGTgtgtaaataataaattaataccTGACATTAGTCAGTTGGAGTTACATAAAAATTACAGATAAATGAATTTGTACCCTACATTGTGTGTTACTGGCATTCAAACTCACACTAAGAAGGTTATTATAAGGTGCTGCTATGAAAGTTTCGGGAGTTGCAGTAGTTAGTGCAAGGTTTTACAAGACTTTCAGATTGCCTTGCAGAGACAATACTAGAAACTGAAAAACTTGTGATGCTTTAAGCTCCTGAGGCAGTTCTCACTGCTCTTAGTTTTGTCATAGAAGAAGAATATTGCTTTGTCACTACTGTATGATCAGCAGTTAATGTATCACttgtaaaatcacagaaattttCAGCCAGGTGTGAAGTTGGAGTGCCTGACTGCACTTTCTTAGGTGTTCAAATGGAGTTAGAACTTTTGGATAATCTAGTTTATCAACTGGGGCTGTTTCTAAACCAAAAGAAGTCATTTGCTGATGGTCTGTAGCATGTAATAAACAGACTCTGCTTGCTCCAGATTCAAGTGGTCCATTTGAGAAAGTCGGAATGTAAGGGGTAGTGATGCTCTTAAAATACACTGTGCACAGTACTGGCCATTTATTCACAGGGCTAGGGAGTGCCCCTGAAATGTGGTTTTTGGTATGTTTGGCAAACACATGCATATAGGGTGGAAGTAATCATAAATGTGTCCTTATTCTCTGAGAATAAAGACAATTATAAAAGCAGGTCAGCAGGATTCTAAGGAAGGGCTTTTTGAGCGATGTTGGATGGTGGTATGATGGGTATTCTGACTGAGTGGGAGTGAAAGCCTTTGCATGACAAGTCAGATAATCTTTCTGTAGCATGGGGTTTTGCTCTGAACAGCTGTTTGACCTgcagacatgaaaaaaacacTGAGGGCAAGTGCTTAGCTACTTGCTGCTGTTACCTATTAGCTTCTTATgaattctgtttctgaaaaatgaaCATTAGTAATATGCAATAAGCAATACACCATGGTAACAGTAATTGAAACTTCCAATGACTTGGAGTAACTGAAACCCTTTATTTCAGGGAGAATTTTACTTGCAGCAAGAATGAACTTTATGGACAAGAATTTTGACAGCCATTTTCAATTGTTTTAAAGTTCTTCATGAGGGGCAGGAAATCAGTTTCTGTGGGTTTTCTGTCCTATTCAGAAAGGATTGTGTACTTCATGTGTCAGCTATATTTGCACTGTACAAAATACGAAATAGATTTTGATACCCTTCTGTTCTTTGTAGTGTGTTGTTAAATATTGAAAGGCTGCTTTGTTGGTTGCTCAGTGTATAATCttttgttgaaatatttttaagcattttaacTTGAGGGTTGCCAATTGAACCTATGCATAATGCTTACTATGGATACAGAAGTATTGTCATACCCAGTGTGAGTATGCATCCTGCAGACTGATAGATGTGTGAGTTTTGCATCCTGCAGACTGATAGATGGTGTAGTCCAAATTACAtcagaaattacatttcctATTGTTCAGTGTACAGGTCTCACTTTGTAGAAGTGTATTGGATGAAGGTTTCTTAAAGGCAGAGAGGTGATCCAAGTGACTACAGTGGTGAAAGATGGATTGCCTTTGGTAAAAGATCCTTGTGTGGTGATGTATTATGTCTTCAAACACCTCCTCCACCCCctcacccccaccccaccaaAACTGCCCTTGAACTTATCAGAAACACTGTCCATAACAGGGCCTTTGTTGCCTAACCAAGGAGGGTGACAAGAGACAGTAAGTCAGCCCCTGGTAGCCTGGGAATGTTACTTACCTGAAACACAGCCTGAGAGGAACAATATTATGCTTATAGACTTCAGAAATTTTCCAGTAATTACTGCCTTGGATGGCGGCCAATGTGGAAACTGCCTGAGGGCTAAAGTCAGTCATCTTGGAACCCTTTAAACAATGGTCCTAAGTGAAGCCCTTAGATCTCCCTGGCACAACAGCAGGCCGCATGAGCATCTCCCTGTAGGAGAGAGCAATACTTAGGTTCTAGGAGGTAGTCCATGGGACCCACTGACCTCAGAGTGGGAGTGGAACAGACCGGCAGATCTTGGAAGTGTGCGTTCCACAGGGAGCAAGAGCTCTCAATTCTCATCTATAAGAAACCAGGAAAGGAAAGCCAACAGCATGGCTGAATCAAGTCCTGCTTGCCAAACTGAAGGGCAAGAAAGAAGTAAGaaggcagggaagcaggaggaggtaTACTGGAAAGAGCATAGGGACATTGCTCAGTTGTGACAGGATAGATCTGGAAAGGCAAGGTGTGGCTAAAGCAAACCTAGCAAGGGATGCAAGTGGAAAAGGAAGGGCTTCTGTAGGCATGTGAGCCATAAGAGAAGGTCAAAATGTAACTTGCCCCACAGTGAACATGGCATCAGTGACATAGTaggattgagtgcaccctctGAGAATTTGCACTATCTGAGTGTGTGGTTGTGACATGTCCAAGGGACAGGATGCCACACAGAAGGACAAGATCAAGCCAGCTCATGTGAATTAAAGGTGCTCGGCAAGGCCAAGTGTAAGGTCCTGCACTCAAGGCAAATCCCAGCCAAGAGATGGAAGGGATTGAGAGATGCTCTGTGAAGAAGGATTGAGGGTAATAGTGCTTGaaaagctggacatgagccagcaatgtgcacttgcagcccagaaactAGAAAGCCAACCATATCCAGGACTGTATCCagagcagtgtggccagcaggtcaagtgaggtgattctgcccctcagTCGTTCAGTTTACAGAGAGACTTCATTCAGCTCTGGGATCCCCAGGACAGGAAAGACATGGTTCTCTTGGACCATGCCCTGAGAAGGGCCACAAAGAAGATTCAgggggctgcagcacctctcCTGAACCCAGAGAGTTGGgattgtccagcctggagaataGAAGGCTCCAGGAAGCCATTCAATATTTGTAGGAGACCTggaagaaagatggggacagatGGAGTACAAATGgacaaaatattttggtaaTACTCATTTTTGGCTGCAAATATAAAAGTCATGAATGGCTTCTACAGTCTAGTTCCTGTCTGACTTTAAGagctcatttattttcattttctaaaatgttctGGTATCTAAATGATTAAGAGATTACTTAGTAATTCATGAAATTATATCATTTTCTAGTATAGACCTGTAGAACTTTTTGAAGTCTCATTGTGTTGTCATGATCAGGACAATAGCTTGAGTTAAAGCTAAAAATAACTTGTAAT from Vidua macroura isolate BioBank_ID:100142 chromosome Z, ASM2450914v1, whole genome shotgun sequence includes these protein-coding regions:
- the RPL37 gene encoding 60S ribosomal protein L37, with the protein product MTKGTSSFGKRRNKTHTLCRRCGSKAYHLQKSTCGKCGYPAKRKRKYNWSAKAKRRNTTGTGRMRHLKKVYRRFRNGFREGTTPKPKRAAVAASSSS